A region from the Haliaeetus albicilla chromosome 16, bHalAlb1.1, whole genome shotgun sequence genome encodes:
- the AGO3 gene encoding protein argonaute-3, producing MEIGSAGPVGAQPLLMVPRRPGYGTMGKPIKLLANCFQVEIPKIDVYLYEVDIKPDKCPRRVNREVVDSMVQHFKVTIFGDRRPVYDGKRSLYTANPLPVATTGVDLDVTLPGEGGKDRPFKVSIKFVSRVSWHLLHEVLTGRTLPEPLELDKPISTNPVHAVDVVLRHLPSMKYTPVGRSFFSAPEGYDHPLGGGREVWFGFHQSVRPAMWKMMLNIDVSATAFYKAQPVIQFMCEVLDIHNIDEQPRPLTDSHRVKFTKEIKGLKVEVTHCGTMRRKYRVCNVTRRPASHQTFPLQLENGQTVERTVAQYFREKYNLQLKYPHLPCLQVGQEQKHTYLPLEVCNIVAGQRCIKKLTDNQTSTMIKATARSAPDRQEEISRLVRSANYDADPFVQEFQFKVRDEMAHVTGRVLPAPMLQYGGRNRTVATPSHGVWDMRGKQFHTGVEIKMWAIACFATQRQCREEILKGFTDQLRKISKDAGMPIQGQPCFCKYAQGADSVEPMFRHLKNTYSGLQLIIVILPGKTPVYAEVKRVGDTLLGMATQCVQVKNVIKTSPQTLSNLCLKINVKLGGINNILVPHQRPSVFQQPVIFLGADVTHPPAGDGKKPSIAAVVGSMDAHPSRYCATVRVQRPRQEIIQDLASMVRELLIQFYKSTRFKPTRIIFYRDGVSEGQFRQVLYYELLAIREACISLEKDYQPGITYIVVQKRHHTRLFCADRTERVGRSGNIPAGTTVDTDITHPYEFDFYLCSHAGIQGTSRPSHYHVLWDDNCFTADELQLLTYQLCHTYVRCTRSVSIPAPAYYAHLVAFRARYHLVDKEHDSAEGSHVSGQSNGRDPQALAKAVQIHQDTLRTMYFA from the exons gacCCGTCGGGGCACAGCCCCTACTCATGGTGCCCAGACGTCCTGGCTATGGCACCATGGGCAAACCCATTAAACTGCTGGCCAACTGCTTCCAAGTTGAAATCCCAAAGATTGATGTCTACCTCTATGAGGTGGATATCAAACCAGATAAGTGTCCTCGGAGGGTGAACAG GGAGGTGGTGGACTCAATGGTGCAGCATTTTAAAGTGACAATATTTGGGGACCGTAGACCAGTTTATGATGGGAAAAGAAGCCTCTATACAGCCAATCCGCTTCCTGTGGCCACTACTGGG GTGGATTTGGATGTGACATTACCGGGAGAAGGTGGAAAAGATCGTCCCTTCAAAGTGTCAATAAAGTTTGTTTCTCGGGTGAGCTGGCACTTGCTGCATGAAGTTTTGACAGGAAGAACCTTGCCTGAGCCTCTGGAACTAGACAAACCTATCAGCACTAACCCTGTTCATGCTGTCGATGTGGTGCTACGACACCTACCCTCCATGAA GTATACCCCTGTGGGCCGCTCCTTTTTCTCAGCTCCGGAAGGCTATGATCACCCCTTGGGTGGGGGTAGGGAGGTCTGGTTTGGATTCCATCAGTCTGTTCGGCCTGCCATGTGGAAGATGATGCTCAATATTGATG tTTCTGCCACTGCCTTCTATAAAGCACAACCTGTAATTCAGTTTATGTGTGAAGTTCTTGACATTCATAATATCGATGAACAACCAAGACCTCTGACTGATTCTCATCGGGTAAAATTCACCAAAGAGATAAAGG GTCTAAAGGTAGAAGTGACTCACTGTGGAACGATGAGAAGGAAATACCGCGTTTGTAACGTAACAAGAAGGCCTGCAAGTCATCAAAC ctttcctttaCAGTTAGAAAATGGCCAGACTGTGGAGAGAACAGTAGCACAGTATTTCAGAGAGAAATACAACCTCCAGCTGAAATACCCTCATCTTCCTTGCCTACAAGTGGGACAAGAACAGAAACACACCTACCTGCCTTTAGAA GTATGTAACATTGTAGCTGGCCAGCGGTGTATCAAGAAGCTAACGGACAATCAGACATCGACTATGATAAAGGCCACAGCAAGATCTGCTCCAGATAGACAAGAGGAAATAAGCAGATTG GTGAGAAGTGCAAATTATGATGCAGATCCGTTTGTTCAAGAGTTCCAGTTCAAGGTCCGTGATGAGATGGCCCATGTGACAGGGCGCGTGCTCCCAGCTCCAATGTTGCAGTATGGAGGACGG AATCGAACAGTGGCAACCCCAAGCCACGGAGTATGGGACATGCGAGGGAAGCAGTTTCACACTGGTGTTGAGATCAAAATGTGGGCTATAGCTTGCTTTGCAACACAAAGACaatgcagagaagaaatactgaa GGGTTTCACAGACCAGCTGCGCAAGATCTCCAAAGATGCAGGGATGCCCATCCAAGGCCAGCCCTGTTTCTGTAAATATGCCCAGGGTGCAGACAGTGTGGAGCCCATGTTTCGACACCTCAAGAACACCTATTCAGGGCTTCAGCTCATCATTGTCATCCTGCCAGGGAAAACACCGGTGTATG CGGAGGTGAAGCGTGTGGGAGATACACTGTTGGGAATGGCCACACAGTGTGTTCAAGTCAAGAATGTCATTAAAACATCTCCACAGACCCTATCAAATCTGTGCCTGAAGATTAATGTTAAACTAGGAGGAATCAACAACATCCTTGTACCTCATCAACG accTTCTGTGTTCCAGCAGCCAGTGATCTTTTTGGGAGCTGATGTCACTCACCCTCCTGCTGGAGATGGAAAGAAGCCTTCAATAGCTGCT GTTGTAGGTAGTATGGATGCTCATCCAAGCCGGTACTGTGCCACGGTGAGAGTTCAGCGACCCCGGCAGGAAATCATCCAAGATCTAGCCTCCATGGTGAGAGAGCTTCTCATCCAGTTCTACAAGTCAACACGGTTCAAGCCCACACGTATCATATTCTATAGGGACGGGGTCTCTGAAGGACAGTTTCGACAG GTTTTGTATTACGAACTGCTAGCCATTAGAGAAGCCTGCATCAGTTTGGAGAAAGATTACCAGCCTGGAATAACCTATATTGTGGTGCAGAAGCGACATCATACACGATTGTTCTGTGCTGACAGAACAGAAAGG GTTGGACGAAGTGGCAATATTCCAGCTGGAACAACTGTGGATACGGACATTACACATCCATATGAGTTTGATTTTTACCTCTGTAGCCATGCTGGAATACAG GGTACCAGCCGTCCCTCACACTATCATGTTTTGTGGGATGATAACTGTTTTACTGCAGATGAACTTCAGCTGCTGACTTACCAGCTCTGCCACACATATGTGCGCTGTACACGATCGGTTTCTATACCTGCACCAGCGTATTATGCTCATCTGGTAGCATTCAGAGCACGATACCATCTCGTGGACAAAGAACATGACAG TGCTGAAGGAAGCCATGTTTCAGGACAAAGCAATGGGAGAGATCCACAGGCCCTCGCGAAGGCTGTACAAATTCACCAAGACACCTTACGCACGATGTACTTCGCTTAA